One genomic region from Apteryx mantelli isolate bAptMan1 chromosome 7, bAptMan1.hap1, whole genome shotgun sequence encodes:
- the P4HA1 gene encoding prolyl 4-hydroxylase subunit alpha-1 isoform X1, whose product MAFNKICYIVALGFLLPFSYAHTDFFTSIGHMTDLINTEKDLVVSLKDYIKAEESKLEQIKKWAEKLDQLTDTATKDPEGFLGHPVNAFKLMKRLNTEWGELENLVLKDMSDGFISNMTIQRQFFPNDEDQTGAAKALLRLQDTYNLDTDTLSRGNLPGVKHKSFLTAEDCFELGKIAYTEADYYHTELWMEQALKQLDEGEVSSADKVYILDYLSYAVYQQGDLSKAVMLTKRLLELDPEHQRANGNMKYFEYIMAKEKEANKSSTESEDQADKETEVKKKDYLPERRKYEMLCRGEGLKMTPRRQKRLFCRYYDGNRNPRYILGPVKQEDEWDKPRIVRFLDIISDEEIETVKELAKPRLSRATVHDPETGKLTTAHYRVSKSAWLSGYESPVVSRINTRIQDLTGLDVSTAEELQVANYGVGGQYEPHFDFGRKDEPDAFKELGTGNRIATWLFYMSDVSAGGATVFPEVGASVWPKKGTAVFWYNLFPSGEGDYSTRHAACPVLVGNKWVSNKWLHERGQEFRRPCTLSELE is encoded by the exons GTCATATGACAGACttaattaatacagaaaaagaTCTGGTGGTATCACTGAAAGATTATATCAAGGCAGAGGAGAGCAAACTGGAGCAGATCAAAAA ATGGGCAGAGAAATTAGATCAGCTGACAGATACTGCTACAAAAGACCCAGAGGGATTTTTGGGACATCCTGTAAATGCATTCAAGTTGATGAAACGGCTTAACACGGAGTGGGGTGAGCTGGAGAACCTGGTTCTGAAGGACATGTCAGATG GCTTTATCTCCAACATGACTATCCAGCGCCAGTTTTTCCCAAATGATGAAGATCAGACTGGTGCCGCAAAAGCTCTCTTGCGGCTTCAAGACACGTATAACTTGGATACAGACACCCTCTCAAGAGGCAATCTTCCAG gtgTAAAGCACAAATCCTTTTTAACAGCTGAAGATTGCTTTGAGCTGGGAAAGATTGCCTATACTGAGGCCGACTACTACCATACCGAGCTCTGGATGGAACAAGCTCTGAAACAGCTGGATGAGGGAGAAGTTTCCTCTGCGGATAAAGTCTACATTCTGGACTATCTGAGTTATGCCGTGTATCAGCAAGGGGATCTGAGCAAAGCAGTGATGCTCACCAAACGCCTTCTTGAACTGG ATCCTGAACATCAAAGAGCAAATGGgaacatgaaatattttgaatatatcatggctaaagaaaaagaagcaaataaatctAGCACAGAGTCAGAAGACCAGGCGGATAAAGAAACTGAGGTTAAGAAAAAGGATTACCTGCCTGAGAGAAGGAAGTACGAAATGCTGTGCCGTGGGGAGGGTCTCAAAATG ACTCCACGGAGGCAAAAAAGACTCTTCTGCCGCTACTACGATGGAAACAGAAATCCCAGGTACATTCTGGGTCCTGTCAAACAGGAAGACGAGTGGGACAAACCTCGAATCGTTCGTTTCCTTGATATCATCTCCGATGAAGAGATCGAAACTGTGAAGGAACTAGCAAAGCCTAGG CTGAGCCGTGCTACTGTGCATGACCCTGAGACTGGGAAACTGACCACAGCACATTACAGAGTCTCTAAGAG TGCTTGGTTGTCTGGATATGAAAGCCCCGTGGTATCTCGCATTAACACAAGGATACAGGACCTAACAGGACTTGATGTCTCCACAGCCGAGGAACTACAG GTAGCCAACTACGGCGTAGGAGGCCAGTATGAGCCTCATTTTGATTTTGGAAGG AAAGATGAGCCAGATGCTTTTAAGGAACTGGGAACAGGCAACAGAATTGCTACTTGGTTGTTTTAT ATGAGTGATGTGTCAGCAGGGGGAGCTACTGTCTTTCCGGAAGTAGGAGCTAGCGTTTGGCCTAAAAAG GGCACAGCTGTATTCTGGTACAATCTCTTTCCAAGTGGAGAAGGCGACTACAGCACACGGCATGCAGCCTGCCCAGTACTAGTTGGAAACAAATGGG TATCCAATAAATGGCTCCATGAACGGGGACAGGAATTCCGAAGACCGTGCACTTTATCAGAGTTGGAATGA
- the P4HA1 gene encoding prolyl 4-hydroxylase subunit alpha-1 isoform X2 — MAFNKICYIVALGFLLPFSYAHTDFFTSIGHMTDLINTEKDLVVSLKDYIKAEESKLEQIKKWAEKLDQLTDTATKDPEGFLGHPVNAFKLMKRLNTEWGELENLVLKDMSDGFISNMTIQRQFFPNDEDQTGAAKALLRLQDTYNLDTDTLSRGNLPGVKHKSFLTAEDCFELGKIAYTEADYYHTELWMEQALKQLDEGEVSSADKVYILDYLSYAVYQQGDLSKAVMLTKRLLELDPEHQRANGNMKYFEYIMAKEKEANKSSTESEDQADKETEVKKKDYLPERRKYEMLCRGEGLKMTPRRQKRLFCRYYDGNRNPRYILGPVKQEDEWDKPRIVRFLDIISDEEIETVKELAKPRLRRATISNPITGALETAHYRISKSAWLSGYESPVVSRINTRIQDLTGLDVSTAEELQVANYGVGGQYEPHFDFGRKDEPDAFKELGTGNRIATWLFYMSDVSAGGATVFPEVGASVWPKKGTAVFWYNLFPSGEGDYSTRHAACPVLVGNKWVSNKWLHERGQEFRRPCTLSELE; from the exons GTCATATGACAGACttaattaatacagaaaaagaTCTGGTGGTATCACTGAAAGATTATATCAAGGCAGAGGAGAGCAAACTGGAGCAGATCAAAAA ATGGGCAGAGAAATTAGATCAGCTGACAGATACTGCTACAAAAGACCCAGAGGGATTTTTGGGACATCCTGTAAATGCATTCAAGTTGATGAAACGGCTTAACACGGAGTGGGGTGAGCTGGAGAACCTGGTTCTGAAGGACATGTCAGATG GCTTTATCTCCAACATGACTATCCAGCGCCAGTTTTTCCCAAATGATGAAGATCAGACTGGTGCCGCAAAAGCTCTCTTGCGGCTTCAAGACACGTATAACTTGGATACAGACACCCTCTCAAGAGGCAATCTTCCAG gtgTAAAGCACAAATCCTTTTTAACAGCTGAAGATTGCTTTGAGCTGGGAAAGATTGCCTATACTGAGGCCGACTACTACCATACCGAGCTCTGGATGGAACAAGCTCTGAAACAGCTGGATGAGGGAGAAGTTTCCTCTGCGGATAAAGTCTACATTCTGGACTATCTGAGTTATGCCGTGTATCAGCAAGGGGATCTGAGCAAAGCAGTGATGCTCACCAAACGCCTTCTTGAACTGG ATCCTGAACATCAAAGAGCAAATGGgaacatgaaatattttgaatatatcatggctaaagaaaaagaagcaaataaatctAGCACAGAGTCAGAAGACCAGGCGGATAAAGAAACTGAGGTTAAGAAAAAGGATTACCTGCCTGAGAGAAGGAAGTACGAAATGCTGTGCCGTGGGGAGGGTCTCAAAATG ACTCCACGGAGGCAAAAAAGACTCTTCTGCCGCTACTACGATGGAAACAGAAATCCCAGGTACATTCTGGGTCCTGTCAAACAGGAAGACGAGTGGGACAAACCTCGAATCGTTCGTTTCCTTGATATCATCTCCGATGAAGAGATCGAAACTGTGAAGGAACTAGCAAAGCCTAGG CTGAGGCGAGCCACCATTTCAAACCCCATAACAGGAGCCTTGGAGACGGCACATTACAGAATTAGCAAAAG TGCTTGGTTGTCTGGATATGAAAGCCCCGTGGTATCTCGCATTAACACAAGGATACAGGACCTAACAGGACTTGATGTCTCCACAGCCGAGGAACTACAG GTAGCCAACTACGGCGTAGGAGGCCAGTATGAGCCTCATTTTGATTTTGGAAGG AAAGATGAGCCAGATGCTTTTAAGGAACTGGGAACAGGCAACAGAATTGCTACTTGGTTGTTTTAT ATGAGTGATGTGTCAGCAGGGGGAGCTACTGTCTTTCCGGAAGTAGGAGCTAGCGTTTGGCCTAAAAAG GGCACAGCTGTATTCTGGTACAATCTCTTTCCAAGTGGAGAAGGCGACTACAGCACACGGCATGCAGCCTGCCCAGTACTAGTTGGAAACAAATGGG TATCCAATAAATGGCTCCATGAACGGGGACAGGAATTCCGAAGACCGTGCACTTTATCAGAGTTGGAATGA